The following nucleotide sequence is from Emys orbicularis isolate rEmyOrb1 chromosome 21, rEmyOrb1.hap1, whole genome shotgun sequence.
attttgttgcccaatcacttagttttgtgagatctttctgaagttcgtcacagtctgctttggtcttaactatcttgagcagtttagtatcgtctgcaaactttgccacctcactgtttacccctttctccagatcatttatgaataaattgaataggatcggtccgaggactgacccttggggaacaccactagttacccctctccattctgagaatttaccattaattcctaccctttgttccctgtcttttaaccagttctcaatccatgaaaggaccttcccttttatcccatgacagcttaatttacgtaagagcctttggtgagggaccttgtcaaaggctttctggaaatctaagtacacgtTGTTGACAGGATCCAAATAATACATACCCACGTACAGCCCCTGGCGCCGTGGGGCCTGACCcggggctgggtctcccaggggcCGACAGGATCCAAATAATACATACCCACGTACAGCCCCTGGCGCCGTGGGGCCTGACCCGGGGCTGGATCTCCCAGGGGCCGACAGGATCCAAATAATACATACCCACGTACAGCCCCTGGCGCCGTGGGGCCTGACCcggggctgggtctcccaggggcCGACAGGATCCAAATAATACATACCCACGTACAGCCCCTGGCGCCGTGGGGCCTGACCcggggctgggtctcccaggggctGACAGGATCCAAATAATACATACCCACGTACAGCCCCTGGTGCTGTGGGTCCCGAGGCTGGGGCTTGCAGTGGTCCTGCAAATAAACAATAGGACAGAGCCAGAAAGCCCTGGAACGTCGCATCGACAGGCAACCGAACCCGAGCTCCCAGTTTCATGCCACGGCTAAGGCCTGGAACGTGCACAGATTTTGCGCTGGTCTAACCATACCGCTCCCTAtgggccctgcaggggcaggacatAGCTGCAGTGCAGGGCACCCTGGCCAtgccccccatctgccccctacGGCAGCTGCGTCTCTGCACTGGgcaggggatccctgtataaacagtccCTGTGCCCACCTCCCCCTGCAGGTGTCACCCGAAAGTCAAGAAACACTCACATGCGCCCCACTTCCTCCCTCGCTCCTGGAGCAGGGGTTTCCTGCGTCAAGCTAACCTCTGGTCTCCATCCCAGTGCCCCCAGACCTGACCCCCGAGGAGCGGCTGGAGCTGGAGAACATCCGACGGCGGAAACAAGAGCTGCTGGTGGAAATCCAGCGGCTGCGGGATGAGCTGAGCGAGGCCATGAACGAGGTGGAGGGTCTGGAGGCAAATGAGGGCAGGTAACGAACGTGCTGAACCCCAGAGGGGCCGTTCCCCAGCGCTGGGTGAGGGGTCCCCGTatacccagcccctgccccaccataGGCTTGTACGCTGTTGGGGCTGTTCCAAGTGCTGAATCTTGTGGTTTTTCTCCATCCGACCCGCAGCAAAACCCTTCAGAGGAACCGGAAGATAGGGATGGGCCGCAAGAAATTCAACATGGATCCTAAAAAGGtaagaggggagggggctgggagccaggacgcctgggttctctccccagctctgggaggggagtgggggcaagtGGTTAGAgttgggaggggggctgggagccaggacgcctgggttctatctccagtcCCTGCGTGTGCGTCAGTTTCCCCGGTGGGAGGGGAGGTGacgcctggggcaggggcctgggagccgAGTGGGGTGCGGTCGGGTCCCGGGCGCCTGACTCCGTTCTGTCTTCGGCACAGGGCATCCAGTTCCTGGTGGAGAACGAGTTGCTGCACAACACGCCCGAGGAGATCGCCCGGTTCCTCTACAAGGGGGAGGGGCTCAACAAGACGGCCATCGGGGACTACCTGGGGGAGAGGTGAGGGGACGGGGCCATCGGGGACTACCTAAGGGAGGGGACGGGGCCATCGGGGACTACCTGGGgtagaggggagggggtggggtcatCGGGGActagctgggggagaggggtggggccatcgggggtgagctgggggagaggggagggggtctgtGGGGAGGGGTGCGGCCGTTGGGGTCTGACAGGGAGGGGAGCTCTGGAAGTTCTGTctgattcggggggggggggaacagacggggagggggggtatttcagctctgacaccaccaacccctcaccccccacagggAGGACTTCAACATCGCCGTGCTGCACGCCTTCGTCGACCTGCACGAGTTCACTGACCTCAACCTGGTGCAGGCGCTGCGGTGAGGGGGGGGATGTGGTGGGGGAGGACGGGAAGGTTTGGGGGCAGAGGGTAATTGGGGGGCTGAGAGATGTGGAGGGTGGGaaggtttgggggcgggggggctgggggaaggggagggtgggaaggtttgggggcgggggggttgggggagggggagggtgggaaggtttgggggcagaggtggatcggtgggctgggggaggggcaggggggagggtgggaaggtttgtgggcagatggggctgggggagggtgggaaggttTGGGGGCAGAGGGTGCTCAGGGGGCCCCTACttactctccccccccacccccccccggtcTCCCCAGGCAGTTCCTATGGAGCTTCCGCCTGCCTGGGGAGGCCCAGAAGATCGACCGCATGATGGAGGCCTTTGCCCAGCGTTACTGTCTCTGCAACCCCGGCGTCTTCCAGTCCACAGGTACCAAGGGGCCCGGACGCCTGGATTCTatccccggctcggggaggggagcggggcgtagtggttagagcaggggaggctgggagccaggacacctgggttctctcccggctctgggatgggggtggcaTCTATTGGGGGCGTTCCTCCTACCggcctccctccctttctcccccagaCACCTGCTACGTGCTCTCCTTCGCTGTCATCATGCTGAACACCAGTCTCCACAACCCCAACGTGCGGGACAAACCTACTGTGGAGAGATTCATCACCATGAACCGGGGCATCAACGACGGGGGCGACCTGCCCGAGGAGCTGCTGCGGGTGAGGGCGGGGGTCtgatctggggggcagggcgggaTACTGGGGTCCATGGGCCCATGGGTCTGGCCTGCTGGTGAGGAGGGTGTGTGGCTTGTGTCTGACTCCACCCTTCAGGAAAAGGGCTGTGGTCTCTGACTCTTGTCATTGGGGGCGTGGCCTTATTGTGACCCCACCCCTTGAGTGGGGCGTGGCCTCTTTGTgactccgcccctcctccccagaaCCTGTACGACAGCATCCGGAACGAGCCGTTCAAGATCCCGGAGGATGACGGGAATGACCTGACCCACACGTTCTTCAACCCGGACCGGGAGGGCTGGCTGCTCAAGCTGGGTGAGAGCGGGACCCCCCGAACCCCCATGCCCCCTGATCCCCACCCCCGCGATCTCTGCATGCCTCTGCGCTCTCCTCTCTCTGTGTCCCACCGACCCCCCACTGTGTCCTCAAAGCACCGACCTTCCTTCCGCACCTGCAGGAAAACTCCCCCCTGCCCGGCCCCGGCTAGGACGCCTGGGTCCGtacccccaacccagcccccggCCTCGGCTAGGACGCCTGGGTCCGTccatccccctaccccccccggCCTCAGCTaggacccacccccaccctggtcTCTGCTAGTGCTCCTGGGTCCAtgtctgtgcccctcccccctcggctAGGGCTCCTGGGACACCCCCCCCGGCCtcggccaggactcctgggtcccccatggcccccccaccccaacacccagcctcaGCTTGGCTCCTGGGTCCgtccccccacctccagccttCAGTTGGCCCCTGTCTGCGTCTCTCCCTGCCCCGCGCTCTGGGCCTCCCCCAAGCCGCCTGGGTCCGCTTCTGATTCCTTCCCCATGGGGGCTTTGAgggcagtgcccctccccccccccctaagGTTGAGcgtcctggggtggggggttccattGGGGGGGAGGAGCTATAGGGGGAGCTCCTCCCCCCCAATAtgagcccccaccccaaaggCATTGGGATCCCAGTTCGCAACACCCCCAGTTTGGAGGCAGGTGCCCCCGACTAGCGGGGCCATGAGGGGTCAGGATGGGGGTCGTGCGGACCCCACAGCAGCTGTCAGAGGCACACGCTGGGTTTGGGGTCACAGGTGGGtaggggggaggtggagaaagCTGGGTGGGGGTgttcaggaggctgggagggTCCTAAGTCGCTGGGGGGAGGTAGGCAGAGGGATCTGTGGGGGGGTGATGAGGAAGGGAGGTGGGTACCAACCTTGTTTGGGGCCTGACCGCATTGATGCCTCTAGGGAAGGCACAGATTGGGGGtcagggggtgagcagggatcaGCTCCCAAGAGCCGGGatgggggctgggaatcaggacgcctgggttccatcatggctctgggggggggtagtgggggctagtggttagagctgaggGGTAGCGGTGGATGccgggtgccaggactcctgggttctatttaaTCTTCTCCCCAGCCCCCGGGGCAGGGAATGGTCATGGAGGACGATGGGTGAGGTCGCTCACAGGGAAAAGCCGGACAGAGCCACCCCCCTCCCTTGCTCTGTGTATCAAacccctgtgacccccccccccccccccagcaaaaagGACATTCCCTCcccaagattccccccccccccccccgcgctgatCCCTGCGGCAGGGGTGTGATTTGACCATGTTTTTCCTCCTCACGTTGATATAACTgatttttcctctttctctctcttctctcttctcttcccccccgctcccctctttctttctctccctcccccgttttcctcccctccctccccactcctgccccccacggccccccccacccccacgccgcTGATGCCACTTGCGCTCGGGTCTCACCGTTCCTCCCCAGGAGGTAGGTAACGGAGGGGGAAGCCGCTGctggaatggggggtggggacccAAATAGCGCCTCGCCCCATTACATCCACATCAACGCAGTAGAGATTTGCCCCGAGCCCGACGCCAGACCCCCGGAGCATTGGAACTGGCCacggggcggagggggagggggaggggaggggggacctggccccttgagggaaggggtgttgCCGGAAGCACCCCGGAATCTCCACACAAGTTTTAAAGGTCCCGCATCAGGGATTGTCTCAGGGACAGTCGTGCCACACGGGGTCcccctggtggttagagcaggggcagctgggaaccaggactcctgggttcactctcctcccagagccagggataggggtctagtggttagggcagggagcccggactcctgggttctctccccagctcggggaggagAGTTCTGCCAGTAACACCAGTTTGTCAggccccaaccccccgccctgcGGCAGTGCCATGGCGGGGCAGCTGTGTGGGGTCTTATGCCTGaaattgacacccccccccccccccatgtgcccGGGCGAGGGTGCCGTGTCTATCCCAGCATGccctggggcaggcctggtcctcTTCTCACGCGGCCCCTGGGTGGACCGGCCCAACAGGGTCAATAactgcccccatcactgagcccccaatctctgcttcccctgcaggcGGGGCGCGTGAAAACGTGGAAAAGACGCTGGTTCATTCTGACTGACAACTGCCTGTACTACTTCGAGTACACCAcggtgagcccccccccccccaaccccccggagCAGCCCCGTATCTGCCCCCAGGCCCGTCTAccccgggcctgcccagcgcCATCTGCTTCAGAGGCAGACCCAAGTGCTCCCCCTAGTGGTCAGTGATGGAATCGCCTGCCCCTTGggtgagccccctgcccccagtcacCCAGTCGGGCTGGGCTCCACAGACAGCCCCTGCAGGAACCCAGGGGGTCCTGCCGCTCGCCCTcctgggcctggggctccctggctctccccacTTAGCTCCGTAGCCAGTGGCAGGGAGTCCTGCAGGCCGAGCCGCGTCTCCCCTGACTCCGGCTTTGTTCCCCACTCAGGACAAGGAACCACGGGGGATCATCCCACTGGAGAACCTGAGCATCCGGGAGGTGGAGGACCCCCGCAAGCCGGTGAgggcagcgccccctgcccctctgggCCTTCTCGCCTCCGACGGTCACCGTGGGCCTAGTCTGTCCTTCGTCAGCCTGTCCTTGTCCTCTCCTTCAtggccttcctcctcctcctcctcctcttgtctatccctctgctcacccccctccctccctccatcaacacacacacacccctcccttcctccatccacgcacctttcctccctcccttcctccatccaCGCACCTTTCCTCCatctatccacacacacccctccctccatccatccatccacgcACCCCCCGCATCCATCCACATACCCCTCCTTTCCTCCATCCGTTCCTGCAGCATTTGACCCTTGTAGCTCAGGCTACACTCTTCTGCACAGCATTGTGCTCCCAGCTCTGAGCTTTCATTTCGAGCACAAATGACTTGACGTTGCCTGAGTTTGCCGAGAGCCTGAGGCTATCGCTCCAGGGTGGGGGGAATCAGCCCTGGGTGTGACCGACGCAGCCTGAGTCTGCTGAGAGCCCGAGCCtgtcatggcgggggggggggggggacgggaatTGACGCAGCCTGAGCCCGTGGCTGAttctgtctctcccccctcccccagaactgCTTTGAGCTCTACATTCCCAACAACAAGGGCCAGCTGATCAAGGCCTGCAAGACGGAGGCCGACGGGCGGGTGGTGGAAGGGAACCACATGGTCTATCGCATCTCGGCCCCCACGCAGGAGGAGAAGGACGAGTGGATCAAATCCATCAAGTGAGGagcaccccccctgccccatccccctcccagagctggggatagaacccaggcgtcctggctcccagccccctcccagggtATTGCGGGCGGATGGTTCCAGCTCAtgatggggaaggagagaacagatttagggagctgggggggggtgaggtctGATCCACCCCATTGGGGGGGCAGACAGGGCATGTGGGGGCAGGGGCGTTCCCAGCAATGGTGGACGGGCCGTGGGGCCCCCATGGGGGTGACTGCCCCAAGGCCAGGGCTCTTGGCTGCAGCGAGATCCCCTGGCCCCCCTAACCTCCCGCTCCCCCCAGGGCTGCTGTCAGCGTGGACCCCTTCTACGAGATGCTGGCCGCCCGCAAGAAGCGCATCTCAGTCAAGAAGAAACAGGAGCAGGCGTGAGACGGGCCGGCCAGCAGGCTGcctttctgtgccccccccccccaacccacctcCCTGGGCGCCGCTGAAACTGACACCCCCCTGGGTCAGGGGGCCCAGCCacggacagacagatggacagagcatcactgacttcccctcccccagcatctgtgTGCACCCTGATCTGTCTTCCAACACCCTCCCAGGCACACTACTTGGGATACAGCCCCTCTCCAGGAGCCACTGGGTACCATGGGCCAGCAAGCCCCTCCCCGCCCGTGGGGGCTGCGGCCTGGGGCCTCTGCCATGCCATCGGCTCAGGACCTTGCAGCAGATTCTGATCAGGAGTGACTTCAGATTGACCCTGGGGGAGCAGAGATCAGAATCCAAACCTGCCCCCATTGCAAACaggagtgactctggattgacTTTGGGGGAACTGAGATTCGAATCCAAACCTGCCCCCATTGCAAACAGGAGTGACTCTGGATCGACCTTGGGGGAACTGAGATTTGaatccggccctgcccccattgcaaACAGGAGTGACTCTGGATCGACCTTGGGGGAACTGAGATTTGAATCCGGCCCTGTCCCCATTGTAAACAGGAGTGACTCCATATTGACCCAGGCCCTGACTCCATATCCTCAGCACTTTCCTTCACGGGTCTCTGGATTTTCACTGGCTGACACCAGGCTCCCGTCTACACTAATCAGCCCCGAGGTGCAATAAGCTCTTGCCTGGCAACCCCTGAGACaactgccccttcccttcccttccagcgGGCTGGGAATTTACCCACAATGCTGTGCTCCCACCGTGGCGCTGGGCACCAGGAACTAGCAGACTCCCAGggtgcactggtgcagctgtgctgctgccgttggggtctcccctcccccccacaattcCAGCAGCAccaggcatggggtgggggggcattgcccccccgcccccggcactGCCAGCTGGCCCTCTGCAGTGCCccctggcagccagcagggagaaCGGGAGTTCTTCCCTCctcggggcagccagggaggggggATTTTAGCCAGCCCCCTGGCCTGCCCCTCACCAgcaaatttttcaatcttcccataGGGGGTAGCCCCCCCCCAAGTACACACTATTGGTCCTAGAGCTTGGGGTCCAGCCGGAGCCCCCCCATTTTCATGCACCCCTTCTGGGCTCCAGGAACGTACACTACAGATGGGGGCGTATGGGGAGCACCCCCTCCAAAGTCGAAAGCCATTTGCTTTCGCCTGCTGTGGAATCTCGTCCTTCTGATTACTCTTCTGCCATCGGCAAGCCCAGCCTGGCGCCACCGGGAGCAGATGTGGGGCTGCCCCACCGGGACCAatctctgtgccccctccccaccaccacctttccGGATCAGCCATCGCAGGGTGGCCTGGGAGAGCCCCCCGGCTCGTCAGCAACTGCGTGGCAACAGGACCAAGCCAGCGGGACCCATCTCCTGCCATGCCTGGGACCCCTGGACTTGCTGCCTCCTCCCGGCGCAGGGGGATTTCACCCCACCCCGggcgctggtgtggacagaggGGAACCGGCGCCAGCCCCGTGCCCGCCCCAGGACTCCAGGGTGGGTTCAGGtttttgtaattattatttaaGGATTTAATGGATGCAAGTTTCAATGGAATTAAAACACTACAGTCTTGAGTACAACCAGGGGGGTGCCGGGTGTCTGGGGGGGTCAGGGGGGGTACCCACTCAGGGCATTAAACACCCAGGACAGCTAGCGGAGGGGGCACCAAACTGGTCTGGAACCAGTGGCACCTTAAACCCTGTttggggctgggaaccaggactcctgggttctctccctggctctgggaggggagtgggtcccagtggttagagcagagggctgggaaccaggactcctgggttctgtccccggctctgggaggggagtgggtcccATATcctggctctaggaggggagtgggtccctgtggttagagctgggagccgggactcttCGGTTCTatcctggctccgggaggggagtggggtcttgtGGCTACAgcaggggggtggctgggagccaggactcttagGTTCTATTACACTGAGCTGCGGGGGGCTGGTTGATGCAGCCCAGGATGTGAGCACCCCGTGGCCTGGGGCCTTGCTCAGCCCTTAGCTGACGTCCATCTGTCCCCACTACCTCCAGCCAGCGGCGGGAGCCTGGTGTTGGGGCTCCTTAGCCAGGGACCTAGGTTCCCTGTAGGCTGCGGGGTTGGGCAGCAGGCTCTCAAGGGCCTCGCAGGCCGGGggaggcacctctcccctggccccaagcTGTTGTGGTGAGACAGGGCTGAGGGGAGTCCtctccctggggcagcctgcaccctaaattcctcatccctagccccccctagagcctgcacccccaacctgaGCCCTCacactctccctgccccagcctggagctgcctcctgcaccccaaacccccagcagagccctcacaccccagccctgagcccctcatccctggccccaccccagagcctgcaccccaaacccctcatccctggtcccactcCAGAGCTGACACCCTCAGCCCcatatccccagccccaccccagagcctgcatccccacacacactccgaacccctcggccccacccctgccacatgaattttgtaattcattctgcacattgacgtaaaaaaattagagggaacacggGGACCCCTTGCCCACGGATgggatgcagccacttctggggtggggcgtgTTGGGTATTTGGCGCGCTCAGATAAAGCACTGACTCACAGGtggcgctggggctgctgctgcttccttggCAGGTTTATTCTGTCCTTTCCGAGGGAAAAAAATACCATCGAATCCTACGTAAAACAGCGCCGAGCTACGGGACAGCGGCCACAGCGTATGTACAGCCCGCCCCAGCCCTAGGCTAAGAGCCACAGCTATATACACAACAAGAGAGGAAGGGGGTCTCCCAGCCCCTccgctttaaccactagaccccactcccctcccagagctgaggagagaacccaggagtcctgactcccaacctcCCACACACATacgcactagaccccactcccctccctcccagcagtggggatagaacccaggagtcctgatttccagcccccccgcacccccccccgctctaaccactagaccccactcccctccctgagccagagagaacccaggagtcctgactcccagctcccccgctctaaccactagaccccgctcccctccctgagccagagagaacccaggagtcctgactcccagcccccctgctctaaccactagaccccgctcccctccctgagctggagagaacccaggagtcctgtctcccagctcccccgccctaaccactagaccccactcccctccttgagccagagagaacccaggcatccgggctccagcccctccccgtGGTGCAGGGCTCAGTGGCAGGCGTTGAAGGGCAGCTTGGCCACGCCCCCGTGCAGCTCCACGGCGCCCTCGGCCCAGGCCACGAGATCCCCGCGGGCGCGGCCGGCGCAGGTGGCCAGCCTGTAGACCTCGCCCGGCGCCAGGACGTGGCTCCACACGTTGAAGTCGGCCAGCTCCCCGATGAAGGCCTGCGTGGCGTCGAAGCGGCCGCCCAGcgtgtcctggggggggggggagcagagaggccaggggtAGACCAGGGAGGGCATTAGCCATTCGGAAAGGGGGGGGTACCCTGGAGCGGATGCTCTCAgcctgaggtgggggggggggggtctcgtacctgctcctgccccaggatGAAGACACCCCCTGGCTTGATGGGGTGCCAGGGGGCCAGGTTCTCCCCGCTGCCCCGCCGCACCCCGTCCTGGTAGCTCTCCCAGATGCCGTCCCGCGTCGACCAGGTCACGCAGATGTGGTGCCACTTGGCGTCGTGGATAGCCAGGGgcaaggtggcagcctggggCGGGGGCGTGGCGGGGAAAGGGTTAAGGGCAGTGCTCGCCTCTCGCCCACGATCggagccccccgccccacagcccagcgccccctgacgagccccccaccctgctccccacagcccagcgccctCCTCTGAACGCCCCtacccgcagcccagcgccccctgctgagtcccCTGCAGCATCAC
It contains:
- the CYTH2 gene encoding cytohesin-2 isoform X3; this encodes MEDGVYVPPDLTPEERLELENIRRRKQELLVEIQRLRDELSEAMNEVEGLEANEGSKTLQRNRKIGMGRKKFNMDPKKGIQFLVENELLHNTPEEIARFLYKGEGLNKTAIGDYLGEREDFNIAVLHAFVDLHEFTDLNLVQALRQFLWSFRLPGEAQKIDRMMEAFAQRYCLCNPGVFQSTDTCYVLSFAVIMLNTSLHNPNVRDKPTVERFITMNRGINDGGDLPEELLRNLYDSIRNEPFKIPEDDGNDLTHTFFNPDREGWLLKLGAGRVKTWKRRWFILTDNCLYYFEYTTDKEPRGIIPLENLSIREVEDPRKPNCFELYIPNNKGQLIKACKTEADGRVVEGNHMVYRISAPTQEEKDEWIKSIKAAVSVDPFYEMLAARKKRISVKKKQEQA
- the CYTH2 gene encoding cytohesin-2 isoform X1, with the protein product MERGGGGGVPPDLTPEERLELENIRRRKQELLVEIQRLRDELSEAMNEVEGLEANEGSKTLQRNRKIGMGRKKFNMDPKKGIQFLVENELLHNTPEEIARFLYKGEGLNKTAIGDYLGEREDFNIAVLHAFVDLHEFTDLNLVQALRQFLWSFRLPGEAQKIDRMMEAFAQRYCLCNPGVFQSTDTCYVLSFAVIMLNTSLHNPNVRDKPTVERFITMNRGINDGGDLPEELLRNLYDSIRNEPFKIPEDDGNDLTHTFFNPDREGWLLKLGGRVKTWKRRWFILTDNCLYYFEYTTDKEPRGIIPLENLSIREVEDPRKPNCFELYIPNNKGQLIKACKTEADGRVVEGNHMVYRISAPTQEEKDEWIKSIKAAVSVDPFYEMLAARKKRISVKKKQEQA
- the CYTH2 gene encoding cytohesin-2 isoform X2, yielding MEDGVYVPPDLTPEERLELENIRRRKQELLVEIQRLRDELSEAMNEVEGLEANEGSKTLQRNRKIGMGRKKFNMDPKKGIQFLVENELLHNTPEEIARFLYKGEGLNKTAIGDYLGEREDFNIAVLHAFVDLHEFTDLNLVQALRQFLWSFRLPGEAQKIDRMMEAFAQRYCLCNPGVFQSTDTCYVLSFAVIMLNTSLHNPNVRDKPTVERFITMNRGINDGGDLPEELLRNLYDSIRNEPFKIPEDDGNDLTHTFFNPDREGWLLKLGGRVKTWKRRWFILTDNCLYYFEYTTDKEPRGIIPLENLSIREVEDPRKPNCFELYIPNNKGQLIKACKTEADGRVVEGNHMVYRISAPTQEEKDEWIKSIKAAVSVDPFYEMLAARKKRISVKKKQEQA
- the LOC135893089 gene encoding neuronal pentraxin-1-like produces the protein MYVKVKRTLHHEIFAFTVCLWLKSSSAPGVGTPFSYSVPGQANELVLIEWGNNPMELLINDKAATLPLAIHDAKWHHICVTWSTRDGIWESYQDGVRRGSGENLAPWHPIKPGGVFILGQEQDTLGGRFDATQAFIGELADFNVWSHVLAPGEVYRLATCAGRARGDLVAWAEGAVELHGGVAKLPFNACH